A single genomic interval of Stieleria maiorica harbors:
- a CDS encoding peroxiredoxin: MRSFMILSCLLLSFVASDAMAVDVGDKAPSFEAVDETDATWKSADHVGKKILVVYFYPADMTGGCTAQACGYRDKMESFTADGVEVVGVSGDSAKNHRIFKKAHQLNFTLLADTDGKVAKAFGVPVALGEKTVIKEIEGIETELLRTATAKRWTFVIGLDGKIAYKDSAVNAKQDPTKIADVVKSLK, encoded by the coding sequence ATGCGTTCCTTCATGATTCTGTCCTGTCTGTTGCTTTCGTTCGTTGCCTCCGACGCGATGGCGGTTGATGTCGGCGACAAGGCGCCGTCGTTTGAAGCGGTCGACGAAACCGACGCGACGTGGAAGTCGGCCGATCACGTCGGTAAGAAAATCTTGGTCGTTTACTTCTATCCCGCTGACATGACCGGCGGCTGCACGGCACAGGCTTGCGGGTATCGCGACAAGATGGAATCATTCACCGCCGATGGGGTCGAGGTTGTCGGGGTCAGCGGCGATTCGGCCAAGAACCATCGCATCTTCAAGAAAGCACACCAGTTGAACTTTACCTTGTTGGCCGACACTGACGGCAAGGTCGCCAAAGCGTTCGGCGTCCCCGTCGCGCTGGGTGAGAAGACGGTGATCAAGGAGATTGAAGGAATCGAAACGGAATTGTTGCGCACGGCCACGGCAAAACGCTGGACCTTTGTGATCGGTTTGGACGGCAAAATCGCCTACAAGGATTCGGCGGTCAATGCGAAACAAGATCCGACGAAGATCGCAGACGTGGTCAAATCGCTGAAGTGA
- a CDS encoding FAD-dependent oxidoreductase, giving the protein MDIALPQHIAERLRWLASPDRGAYEPGQFVLYWMHNALRAHENPALDAALCLARQNGLPLLVYHGLSEDYPYASDRLHAFMLQGHRDVQRELSDRGIVAAFHLQRQGRRGPYLRNLTRAAACLVTEEMPVQPLVGWLDRLVTTCRTPVATVDCSCVAPVTLLGQTCTSAAEFRRHAKPLYDARLNLPYPEQFVDVPMCDVDDLTASLGLEPICLQDVDLASLIGQCRIDHSVAPVTDTPGGSRAGYARWNHFKENGLEHYKQARNDPLADGSASRMSAYLHYGMVSPLRIAREASQRNAKKFLDELLTWRELAFHYCFHNRDIVDSLDALPDWAQESLRRHGDDPREADCSWETLARANTGRPLWDAAQRSLLKHGELHNNVRMTWGKAMLPWLESPHRALQLTLDLNHRYALDGRNPASYGGVLWCYGQFDRPFTPEQPVIGKIRPRCSDEHAQRIDLDAYRRHVDRPIAASLPRVAMIGAGIGGLAAARTLTDHGIDVVVFDKSRGVGGRTATRRATSPNGAGELRFDHGAQYFTARDARFCRLVSSWIHDGLVEPWMGRIVHLSNRGKLLGEKNDMPRYIGIPGMNAVAKHLANDLTVHLGNPITRLIKRSGQWLIENGDREVHGPFDVVLCNCPPPQTLGLIDGHTELAHDVRSVTMRPCWALMLADPSLPTAAFDGAFVDNSPIAWIARNDQKPGRTTPNTWVVHASADWSQAHVEDDPADVAAALQSALASLLGTTITRPEVATAHRWRYAVPARPLSQECLFDPTTGIGACGDWCGGSRVEAAYLSGIALAGTLLRRYTIDRTPITSAI; this is encoded by the coding sequence TTGGACATCGCGCTGCCCCAACACATCGCCGAGCGTCTTCGTTGGCTCGCGTCGCCCGACCGGGGGGCGTACGAGCCCGGTCAATTCGTGTTGTACTGGATGCACAATGCATTGCGTGCGCACGAAAACCCTGCATTGGACGCCGCGCTTTGCCTGGCCCGTCAAAATGGTCTGCCGCTGCTGGTCTACCACGGGCTTAGTGAAGATTACCCGTACGCCTCCGACCGACTGCACGCCTTCATGCTCCAGGGGCATCGCGACGTGCAACGCGAATTGTCCGACCGCGGCATCGTGGCGGCGTTTCATTTGCAACGTCAGGGCCGACGCGGCCCGTACCTGCGTAACCTGACGCGTGCGGCGGCCTGCCTGGTCACCGAAGAGATGCCGGTGCAGCCGCTGGTCGGATGGCTGGATCGATTGGTCACGACCTGCCGCACCCCGGTGGCGACCGTCGACTGCTCCTGCGTCGCTCCGGTCACGTTGCTCGGTCAAACCTGTACCTCGGCCGCCGAGTTTCGCCGCCACGCCAAACCGCTGTACGACGCGCGATTGAACCTGCCGTATCCCGAGCAGTTCGTTGACGTGCCAATGTGTGACGTCGATGACCTGACCGCTTCGCTGGGATTGGAACCGATCTGCTTGCAAGACGTCGATCTGGCATCATTGATCGGACAGTGTCGCATCGATCACTCGGTCGCCCCGGTCACGGACACGCCCGGTGGATCCCGCGCCGGTTACGCACGCTGGAATCACTTCAAAGAAAATGGCCTGGAACACTACAAACAAGCTCGAAACGATCCGCTGGCCGATGGGAGCGCCAGCCGCATGAGCGCGTACCTGCACTACGGGATGGTCAGCCCGCTTCGGATCGCACGTGAAGCGTCACAGCGAAACGCGAAAAAGTTTCTTGACGAATTGCTGACGTGGCGCGAGTTGGCGTTCCACTACTGCTTTCACAACCGCGACATCGTTGACAGTCTGGACGCGCTGCCCGATTGGGCCCAGGAGTCGCTGCGCCGGCACGGGGACGACCCGCGGGAAGCGGATTGCAGTTGGGAAACCCTGGCGCGGGCCAACACGGGACGCCCGCTCTGGGATGCCGCCCAACGCAGCTTGCTGAAACATGGCGAGCTGCACAACAACGTCCGGATGACGTGGGGTAAAGCGATGCTGCCCTGGCTGGAATCTCCCCATCGCGCGTTACAGCTGACGTTGGATTTGAACCACCGCTACGCACTCGACGGTCGCAACCCCGCGTCCTACGGCGGCGTGCTGTGGTGCTATGGCCAATTCGATCGTCCGTTCACACCCGAGCAGCCGGTGATCGGCAAGATCCGCCCGCGCTGCAGCGACGAGCATGCGCAGCGGATAGATCTGGACGCCTACCGCCGGCATGTCGATCGCCCGATCGCCGCCTCGCTGCCCCGCGTGGCGATGATCGGCGCCGGCATCGGGGGATTGGCGGCCGCTCGGACGCTGACCGATCACGGCATCGACGTGGTGGTGTTCGACAAATCACGCGGCGTAGGCGGACGAACGGCCACGCGACGCGCGACGTCTCCCAACGGTGCCGGCGAGTTGCGATTTGACCACGGAGCCCAGTACTTCACCGCCCGAGACGCGCGGTTTTGCAGACTGGTCAGCAGTTGGATCCACGACGGCTTGGTCGAACCCTGGATGGGACGAATCGTTCACCTGAGCAATCGCGGCAAACTGCTCGGCGAAAAGAACGACATGCCCCGCTACATCGGCATTCCGGGGATGAACGCCGTCGCCAAACACCTGGCAAACGATCTCACAGTCCATCTCGGGAATCCGATCACTCGCCTGATCAAGCGATCGGGACAATGGCTGATCGAAAACGGCGACCGAGAAGTGCACGGTCCCTTCGATGTGGTGCTGTGCAATTGTCCGCCGCCGCAAACACTTGGCTTGATCGACGGCCACACCGAATTGGCTCACGATGTACGCTCGGTCACGATGCGTCCCTGCTGGGCACTGATGCTTGCCGACCCGTCTCTGCCGACGGCCGCCTTTGACGGTGCGTTTGTCGACAACAGCCCGATCGCGTGGATTGCCCGCAACGATCAGAAACCGGGACGGACCACGCCCAACACCTGGGTCGTTCACGCGTCCGCCGATTGGTCGCAGGCACACGTCGAAGACGATCCCGCCGACGTGGCTGCGGCCTTGCAGTCGGCGCTGGCGTCGTTGCTGGGCACAACGATCACACGGCCTGAAGTGGCAACCGCGCACCGCTGGCGATACGCCGTGCCCGCCCGACCGCTCAGCCAAGAATGTCTGTTTGATCCCACCACGGGGATCGGGGCCTGCGGTGACTGGTGCGGCGGTTCGCGCGTCGAGGCGGCTTACCTGAGCGGCATCGCCCTGGCGGGAACGCTGCTGCGCCGTTACACGATCGACCGCACCCCAATCACTTCAGCGATTTGA
- the hpnE gene encoding hydroxysqualene dehydroxylase HpnE, with translation MTRPVTAPGHVVIVGAGLAGMSAAETLSRVHPELRLTLLESKRLPGGRAGSYVDPQSGSEVDYCQHAAMGCCTNLIDMLHACGLDQHLRRDRSLTFLHPDHPPSRFAPSRWLPPPLHLLRTVHAQRYLSPRQKRELRSGLWKLMRTPPEALRASRARRWLTDAQQSDDTVRDFWDVILVSALGEHTGRVSMAAARKVLIDGFAAARGASDVLVPIVPLADLFGRQLAGELTRRGVEIRTGEMVRQITPEARVITSTQPLEADAVICAVPWHRIAELFDQWPDGQHDALPDLPAISAIPSSPITGLHLWFDSPITPLDHAVMVGTVAQWLFRAPFGSQEKQHYYQVVISASQAEVSESKQTLVDTVLGELRHAFPAARDATLLRHRLVTDPNSVFSLRPEVDAIRPAAATAVPWLSLAGDWTQTDWPATMEGAVISGRLAAAAAVNHLQRDAAPPSLAPDRFLTAGLPPGRLARLLIRSDQRDGDALT, from the coding sequence CGACTGCCCGGCGGCCGAGCCGGTTCGTACGTCGATCCCCAGTCCGGCAGCGAAGTCGATTATTGCCAACACGCGGCGATGGGATGTTGCACCAACTTGATCGACATGCTGCACGCGTGTGGTTTGGACCAACATCTGCGACGCGATCGATCGCTCACGTTCTTGCATCCCGATCATCCGCCCAGCCGGTTCGCCCCGAGCCGCTGGCTGCCGCCGCCGCTGCACCTGCTGCGGACGGTTCATGCGCAACGTTATCTTTCGCCGCGGCAAAAACGTGAGCTCCGATCCGGGCTGTGGAAACTGATGCGGACGCCGCCGGAGGCATTGCGCGCAAGCCGAGCCCGCCGTTGGCTCACGGACGCACAGCAGAGCGATGACACCGTGCGAGATTTTTGGGACGTCATTCTGGTCAGCGCCTTGGGTGAACACACCGGCCGCGTTTCGATGGCCGCCGCCCGCAAGGTGTTGATCGACGGATTCGCCGCCGCTCGCGGCGCCAGCGACGTGCTGGTTCCGATCGTCCCGCTGGCCGACCTGTTTGGGCGACAGCTGGCGGGCGAACTGACGCGGCGCGGCGTGGAGATTCGGACCGGAGAAATGGTGCGGCAGATCACGCCCGAGGCACGAGTGATCACGTCGACGCAGCCACTGGAGGCCGACGCTGTGATCTGCGCCGTCCCCTGGCATCGGATCGCCGAACTGTTTGATCAGTGGCCCGACGGCCAGCACGACGCGTTGCCAGACCTGCCTGCGATTTCAGCTATTCCGTCTTCGCCGATCACGGGGCTGCACCTCTGGTTCGATTCGCCGATTACCCCGCTGGACCATGCAGTGATGGTCGGCACGGTCGCCCAATGGCTGTTCCGCGCGCCGTTCGGTTCGCAGGAAAAACAGCACTACTATCAAGTCGTGATCAGTGCGTCCCAGGCAGAAGTCTCGGAATCCAAGCAAACGCTTGTCGACACCGTCCTGGGCGAACTTCGCCACGCGTTTCCGGCCGCCCGCGATGCGACGCTCTTGCGTCACCGGCTGGTCACCGATCCCAACAGCGTGTTTTCACTTCGCCCCGAAGTCGATGCGATCCGACCGGCGGCCGCCACTGCGGTTCCCTGGCTGTCGTTGGCAGGGGATTGGACACAAACCGACTGGCCGGCCACGATGGAAGGCGCCGTGATCAGCGGCCGTCTGGCAGCCGCAGCGGCGGTGAACCATCTGCAACGCGACGCTGCTCCACCGTCGCTGGCCCCCGACCGCTTCCTCACCGCCGGCCTGCCCCCCGGACGGCTCGCCCGCCTGTTGATCCGGTCCGATCAACGAGACGGCGATGCGTTGACGTAG
- a CDS encoding sulfatase — translation MRRHRFVAVCLIALVVGAIPNLATAQEKPSRQSTAPPNVLFIAIDDLNDWVGCLGGHPNALTPNIDRLAARGVLFSNAHCQAPICGPSRASLFTGLLPSTSGIYAQIKDKLIPQASEITGKVTLMPDYFERHGYTTLACGKLFHNGDAAKVFDDYGGHSSFGPKPKQRFKYDPAWFPEKIGGTQTDWGVFPESDDLMPDYHIAAYGVDQLSKSHDQPFFLAVGFMRPHVPWYCPQEWFDKHPVDQIQLPPYLKNDLEDVPELSRRVNELPAMPTTEWAIKENEWKNIVQAYLACTTFVDAQVGKVLDALDGSRYADNTIVVLWSDHGYHVGEKNRFAKQALWDRANRVPLIVAAAGREGGKVCKKPVGLIDLYPTLLDLCGLPANPMNEGRSIVPLVDDPNQSWPAPTLTTYGKGNHAIQTERYRFYRYEDGSMELYDHQVDANEWKNLASDPAMKDVIDQLSAALPKHDASPTKYNSYPTNEYFLAK, via the coding sequence ATGCGTCGCCACCGTTTTGTCGCAGTTTGTTTGATCGCATTGGTCGTCGGTGCGATACCGAATCTCGCGACGGCCCAAGAGAAACCGTCCCGGCAATCGACCGCACCACCCAACGTGCTGTTCATCGCCATCGATGACCTGAACGATTGGGTCGGCTGTCTCGGCGGGCACCCCAACGCGTTGACGCCCAACATCGACCGATTGGCCGCACGTGGCGTGTTGTTTTCCAACGCCCATTGCCAGGCGCCGATTTGTGGCCCCAGTCGGGCGAGCCTGTTTACCGGGCTGTTGCCATCGACGTCGGGAATCTACGCCCAAATCAAAGACAAACTGATTCCGCAGGCAAGTGAAATCACCGGCAAGGTGACGTTAATGCCCGATTATTTCGAACGGCACGGCTACACGACGTTGGCCTGTGGCAAGTTGTTTCATAACGGCGACGCCGCCAAAGTGTTCGACGACTACGGCGGGCATTCCAGTTTCGGCCCGAAACCGAAACAGCGATTCAAGTACGATCCCGCTTGGTTTCCCGAAAAGATCGGCGGCACCCAGACGGATTGGGGCGTGTTTCCCGAGTCGGACGACTTGATGCCGGATTACCACATCGCCGCTTATGGAGTGGACCAGCTTTCCAAGTCCCATGACCAGCCGTTTTTCCTGGCGGTCGGATTCATGCGACCGCACGTGCCGTGGTATTGCCCTCAGGAGTGGTTTGACAAGCATCCGGTCGATCAAATCCAGTTGCCGCCGTACTTGAAGAACGATCTGGAGGACGTCCCGGAGCTTTCGCGACGGGTCAACGAGTTGCCGGCGATGCCGACGACCGAGTGGGCGATCAAAGAGAATGAGTGGAAAAACATCGTGCAGGCGTACTTGGCCTGCACCACTTTCGTCGATGCCCAGGTCGGCAAGGTGCTCGATGCGTTGGACGGCAGCCGATACGCCGACAACACGATCGTCGTGCTGTGGTCCGACCATGGTTATCACGTCGGCGAAAAGAACCGATTTGCCAAGCAAGCTCTTTGGGATCGCGCCAATCGCGTGCCGTTGATCGTTGCCGCCGCCGGTCGCGAGGGTGGCAAGGTCTGCAAAAAACCGGTCGGGTTGATCGATTTGTACCCGACGCTGTTGGACCTGTGTGGTCTGCCGGCCAATCCGATGAACGAAGGGCGTTCGATCGTGCCCCTGGTGGACGACCCGAATCAATCGTGGCCGGCGCCCACCCTGACCACCTATGGAAAGGGAAATCACGCGATCCAGACCGAACGTTATCGGTTTTATCGCTACGAAGACGGATCGATGGAGTTATACGATCATCAGGTCGACGCGAACGAATGGAAGAACCTCGCGTCGGATCCGGCGATGAAAGACGTCATCGACCAGCTGTCGGCCGCATTGCCAAAACACGACGCTTCGCCGACGAAGTACAACAGTTACCCGACCAACGAGTATTTTCTAGCGAAATAG